The nucleotide window AAGATATTTCTCAACTTGAAGCATTCCAATCGAATATTCAGCGTTTGGACATTCGGGTTGATATTACGGGCCTATCTTTGGAGCGGTTGGAAGCGATCCGCATTGAAGCGCGGGACGCAATTGATCCGAATAATTTCATTGATCTTGGCAATGGTGAAACCTTCACACAGTCAACTGCTGATGCGTTGCTGACTGAGTCTTTTGCTTTGTTGAACGCTCAATCAGATGGCCGTTATATTTTTAGTGGCAATCAGGTCGGGACACCTGCGTTGGAAGACCTCGATATTGTTTTGAATGGCGATGGGGTGCGTGCTGGCTTGAGCCAGGTAACAGACGAACGCTTGGCTGCTGACTTAGGTGTTTCTGGTCTGGGCCGTCTTGATGTGACGCGCGTAACAGACACAGTTTCAATTACAGAAGATTCTGCAACAAATTTTGGGTTTGATCTTTCTACCGTCAATAGTGGTTTGTCCAACGTGACGGCTGCGATTAATGGCACCGAACCGGCAAGCCTTGATGTGCAGTTTACAGGGCAACCACAAGTGGGTGAGAGCCTTCAAGTATTCTTAGACCTGCCGGATGGTTCACGGACAAATGTCGAAGTCTTTGTCTCTGATTTTCCAACCAATGACGGTGGTTTTGTTGTTGGGTCGACACCAGAAGAAACGGCTGAAAACTTCCAAGCAGCCATTACGAGCCAATTGCAATTTGCTGCAAACACTGAACTTAATGCGGTATCACGTATTGAAGCTGCTGAAGGCTTCTTCAATACAGCTGGTGGCCAGCTGCCACTACGTGTTGATACGCCTGGAAGCCCTGAAACGGCAATCGGTCTTGTGGCCGGTACACCAGCTGATACGGTCGAATATTATCTAGGACAAAATGACACGGATAATCCACGTGCTGGCATCACCACACGGGTCGATGAAAATATCACGGTCCAATACGGTCTGCGTGCAAATGAAGACGCCTTGCGTGCTGGCATTACGTCTCTTGCTGCCTTCGCGATTGCAGACTTCACAACTGGGTCTGATGAACAAAATCAGGCAATTCACTCCGCATTTGCAAGCCGCACTTCGCAAGAACTTTCCGTTCAAACAGAAGCGCCTTCTATTCAATCTGTCATTCAAGAAGTTGTTGGTGTGCAGGTTATTTCAGGCAACGCAGATCTGCGCCATGCTGCAGCGATTAATACACTCGATAGCATTCGTGAGGATGTTGAGATCGCTGATCCGACCGAGGTCGCTGTGCAGTTGCTTTCATTGCAGACGCAGATTGAAGCAAGCTTTACCGCGTCAGCGCGTATTGGCGAGCTATCACTCATCAACTTTATCTAATCAATAGCGGTGGAATAGACGCATTATTTGCGTTGAGTTTCAGTAATTTTCCCAATAAAAAAGCCGCCCTAATTAGGCGGCTTCATATGTTTTGCGCTTTGTTTTGATCTAGCTTCTTAAACCGGCTGCAAGCTCGCGGTTGATGGTGATCAAAATTTGAAGCATGTCTTTATCTGGCGTCGCCATCAATTGCGCGGTACGCTTAAAAACAAATACGCCGAGATTGGCAACGTTGTTTCGCAGAGCATGTGGCAAGTCACATTCAGGGTCAGTTGCGTTGGAAACAAAGATTGTCCAAAGCTTTTGATTATACTGAAGAGCGTCGCGTAAAGTCTTCTTTTCAGTTTCCCAATTATTGGCGATTTGGTAAAATTTATTGGCCGCCTTTGTCAGGATTTCGGCTTCAAGTTCACGCGGTGTCGTTGCCTTTTTGGCCATCGTCTGATAGGCCGTCGCTGCTGTTTGTCCGTACATGGTTGAGTAGCTCTTCCTCTTTTTCAATCAAAGACTTAGCGTCCTTCAATCCTTTATAGAGGTTACCCGTTAAGATATGATTATTGATGTTTGAAATATCGCCAGAAAGACTAGGTGCTGCGGATAAAACATCGGTCACGAGCTTGAAATAATGTTGGTGATGTTTGTCGATATCTTGCTCTAAATACATCATTTGAACAGCGAGATAGATGAGCTTTGCTGGGCTGTCCGCGCTCTCAGGAGTTAGAATATCCTTTTCGCGAAGGAGAGGGGAGTC belongs to Hyphomicrobiales bacterium and includes:
- the flaF gene encoding flagellar biosynthesis regulator FlaF, encoding MAKKATTPRELEAEILTKAANKFYQIANNWETEKKTLRDALQYNQKLWTIFVSNATDPECDLPHALRNNVANLGVFVFKRTAQLMATPDKDMLQILITINRELAAGLRS
- the flbT gene encoding flagellar biosynthesis repressor FlbT, with amino-acid sequence MPLKVELKPGEKIILGRAVITNGDQRTRFTLDGDSPLLREKDILTPESADSPAKLIYLAVQMMYLEQDIDKHHQHYFKLVTDVLSAAPSLSGDISNINNHILTGNLYKGLKDAKSLIEKEEELLNHVRTNSSDGLSDDGQKGNDTA